The following coding sequences are from one Musa acuminata AAA Group cultivar baxijiao chromosome BXJ1-6, Cavendish_Baxijiao_AAA, whole genome shotgun sequence window:
- the LOC103987480 gene encoding homeobox-leucine zipper protein HOX21-like, with amino-acid sequence MACNGMASSSSFPSNFMVPMQINCGEENQLGIPVGPLLLANLQDLRGVPPMMGKISRSFPGIETGDEMTADDDLSDDGLPAGEKKKRLNIEQVRTLERNFELGNRLEPERKMQLARVLGLRPRQVAIWFQNRRARWKTKQLEKEYDVLKRQLEATKTENEALQVQNKKLQAEILALRGGEASELINLNKETEGSCSNRSENSSDINLDISRTSVTESPLPPHQTLPYFQSVRPADTDLLLHSSCKPEFQCPKVENDEGSFINLLCSMGDQPAFWPWPDHHNFH; translated from the exons ATGGCCTGCAATGGAAtggcttcttcctcctcctttcctTCAAACTTCATGGTCCCAATGCAGATAAACTGTGGAGAAGAGAACCAACTCGGGATCCCTGTCGGTCCTCTCCTCCTTGCCAATCTCCAAGACCTGAGAG GTGTGCCTCCAATGATGGGGAAGATATCCAGGTCCTTCCCGGGGATAGAGACCGGCGACGAGATGACCGCCGATGATGACTTGTCGGACGACGGCTTGCCGgcaggggagaagaagaagaggctcaACATAGAGCAGGTGAGGACATTGGAGAGGAACTTTGAGCTGGGGAACAGACTGGAGCCTGAGAGGAAGATGCAGCTGGCCAGGGTGCTCGGCCTGCGGCCGAGGCAAGTGGCCATCTGGTTTCAGAACAGGAGAGCCAGGTGGAAGACCAAGCAATTGGAGAAGGAGTATGATGTGCTCAAGAGGCAGCTTGAGGCCACCAAGACAGAGAATGAGGCTCTCCAAGTCCAGAACAAGAAGCTCCAAGCTGAG ATCTTGGCACTCAGAGGTGGAGAAGCATCAGAACTCATAAATCTCAACAAAGAAACTGAAGGTTCTTGCAGCAATAGAAGTGAAAACAGCTCAGACATCAACTTGGATATCTCAAGAACATCAGTCACTGAAAGCCCCCTCCCTCCGCACCAAACCTTGCCTTACTTCCAATCAGTCAGACCAGCTGACACAGACCTGCTTCTTCACAGCTCCTGCAAGCCAGAATTCCAATGCCCCAAGGTTGAGAATGATGAAGGAAGCTTCATCAACTTGTTATGCAGCATGGGGGATCAACCTGCTTTCTGGCCATGGCCAGATCACCACAACTTTCATTAG